The following coding sequences are from one Halobacteria archaeon AArc-dxtr1 window:
- a CDS encoding ATP-dependent helicase: MAPTETKVTRLFGGPGSGKTTALLDHVEDILDDDDVSFRDILVVSYTRAAAQEVRERLAERLDENPRALQGNVCTMHAKAYELLDLSRGDVIGESDKEEFCDDYGIEYEDEYSGAGRRTARSTTIGNKVIATSQWLQRTGREVGDWYDVPFQWNVEEVRLPPEIDPNAQEGNKYTPTWPADDDRIDVPEAIRAWRTYKGDQGKIGFADMLERVKQRSLVPNVDYLVIDEFQDITTLQYDVYQEWKPHVEQVLIAGDDDQVVYSWQGADPALLLEEEVDEDVILPNSYRLPSNVLNAVNQEIRHIDQRQDKDLNPRKEGGSVDARANASMLDVVRMVRQTLVEGDGTVMVLFRARYQMFQFIDEFITEGVPFTSLTDQRLWTDRLTQYVRAVERVDAGEDVDGLQARRLADMLQDSAFGTNDRDALFDEIDDREEEAGVDDLEELAIPADVIRDHAPFMPGPASASDMLRKVTNFQKKSVKAYFAIGSYQGMDTDRVRVGTIHSAKGREADHVIIGTDLTEKVVEQMVATLEGRSADDEPVEVDEHGDPIDTQPLTDIPGCEEFTKTTSPVPILTDNERRVFYVGMSRARERLTILENLVDGAPTLPVDVLLHNRLTDDSLEELIEDAQQPAASDEPEAGPDAEPEVEAP, encoded by the coding sequence ATGGCTCCCACGGAGACGAAGGTGACGCGGCTGTTCGGTGGTCCCGGTAGCGGGAAGACGACAGCCCTTCTCGATCACGTCGAAGATATTCTCGATGACGACGACGTTTCGTTTCGCGACATTTTGGTCGTTTCGTACACCCGCGCTGCCGCACAAGAGGTCCGCGAACGCTTAGCTGAGCGTCTAGACGAGAATCCCCGAGCGCTACAGGGGAACGTCTGTACGATGCACGCGAAAGCCTACGAGCTACTCGATCTCTCTCGCGGTGACGTCATCGGCGAATCTGACAAAGAGGAGTTCTGTGACGACTACGGCATCGAGTACGAAGACGAGTACTCGGGTGCCGGCCGACGAACCGCTCGCTCGACGACCATCGGGAACAAGGTCATCGCGACCAGTCAGTGGCTCCAGCGCACTGGCCGCGAGGTAGGAGACTGGTACGACGTCCCCTTCCAGTGGAACGTCGAGGAGGTTCGCCTCCCCCCCGAGATCGACCCCAACGCCCAGGAGGGCAACAAGTACACGCCGACCTGGCCGGCCGACGACGACCGGATCGACGTCCCCGAGGCGATTCGTGCCTGGCGCACCTACAAGGGCGACCAGGGCAAGATCGGCTTCGCGGACATGTTAGAGCGGGTGAAACAGCGCTCGCTCGTCCCGAACGTCGACTACCTCGTCATCGACGAGTTCCAGGACATCACGACCTTACAGTACGACGTCTATCAGGAGTGGAAACCCCACGTCGAGCAGGTGCTGATCGCCGGCGACGACGACCAGGTCGTCTACTCTTGGCAGGGCGCCGATCCCGCCTTGCTACTCGAAGAGGAGGTCGACGAGGACGTCATCCTCCCGAACTCCTACCGACTGCCCTCGAACGTCCTGAACGCGGTCAACCAGGAGATTCGCCACATCGACCAGCGCCAGGATAAGGACCTGAACCCGCGCAAGGAGGGCGGTTCCGTGGATGCACGAGCCAACGCCTCCATGCTCGACGTCGTCCGGATGGTTCGCCAGACGCTCGTCGAGGGCGACGGGACTGTCATGGTCCTCTTCCGAGCGCGCTACCAGATGTTCCAGTTCATCGACGAGTTCATCACCGAGGGCGTCCCCTTCACCTCCCTGACCGACCAGCGTCTCTGGACCGACCGACTCACCCAGTACGTCCGCGCCGTCGAGCGAGTCGACGCCGGCGAGGACGTCGACGGGCTTCAGGCCCGACGACTCGCGGACATGCTCCAGGACTCTGCCTTTGGTACCAACGACCGGGACGCGCTGTTCGACGAGATCGACGACCGAGAAGAGGAAGCCGGCGTCGACGATCTGGAGGAGTTGGCCATTCCGGCCGATGTCATCCGGGACCACGCGCCGTTCATGCCCGGGCCGGCATCCGCCTCCGATATGCTGCGGAAGGTGACGAACTTCCAGAAGAAGTCCGTCAAAGCCTACTTCGCGATCGGCTCCTACCAGGGGATGGACACCGACCGCGTCCGCGTCGGCACGATCCACTCCGCGAAGGGTCGTGAGGCCGACCACGTCATCATCGGCACCGACCTCACCGAGAAGGTCGTCGAGCAGATGGTCGCCACACTCGAGGGACGCTCGGCCGACGACGAGCCCGTCGAGGTCGACGAACACGGCGATCCGATCGACACGCAGCCCCTTACGGACATCCCCGGCTGCGAGGAGTTCACCAAGACCACCTCGCCGGTACCGATCCTGACAGACAACGAGCGCCGCGTCTTCTACGTCGGCATGTCCCGGGCTCGCGAGCGCCTGACGATCTTAGAGAACTTGGTCGACGGCGCCCCGACGCTGCCGGTCGACGTCTTGCTCCACAACCGTCTCACCGACGACAGTCTGGAGGAGCTGATCGAGGACGCCCAGCAGCCGGCCGCTTCCGACGAACCCGAGGCTGGGCCAGACGCCGAGCCGGAAGTCGAAGCGCCGTGA
- a CDS encoding Tfx family DNA-binding protein has product MIDDAESLLAEIGFDADASVLTHRQAQVLVLRERDVPQAEIADALGTSRANVSSIESSARENVRRARETVAFAEALHAPVRVHVSAGTDLYDVPRLVYDACDEADIQVDATAPELMKTISDAAGTAVNRRQVATPLTIGVTADGLVRIRQAE; this is encoded by the coding sequence GTGATCGACGACGCCGAGTCGCTACTGGCTGAGATCGGCTTCGATGCCGACGCGAGCGTGCTCACCCACCGACAGGCCCAGGTACTCGTCCTCCGCGAACGCGACGTTCCGCAGGCCGAGATCGCCGACGCGCTTGGCACCTCGCGGGCGAACGTCTCCTCGATCGAGTCGAGTGCCAGAGAGAACGTCCGACGGGCCCGCGAGACGGTCGCGTTCGCCGAGGCGTTACACGCTCCAGTTCGGGTCCACGTCTCTGCCGGAACGGATCTCTACGACGTCCCGAGACTCGTCTACGACGCCTGTGACGAGGCCGATATCCAGGTCGACGCGACCGCTCCCGAGTTGATGAAGACGATAAGCGACGCGGCCGGAACCGCGGTGAACCGTCGGCAGGTCGCCACGCCGCTGACGATCGGCGTCACCGCCGACGGACTAGTTCGCATCCGCCAGGCCGAGTGA
- a CDS encoding SDR family oxidoreductase — translation MSFDLDETAALVTASSSGLGLASAIALAESGADVAICGRDESRLGKARKRLDAAGEGDVLAVPTDLTDPDEVTALVETTVERFGGIDHLVTSAGGPPATTFDETDDADWYAAYDLLVMSVVWTIEAARPHLAASTHGSVTCITSRTVREPVDGLLLSNSVRRAVVGLVKSLSREFAPEIRANAVLPGTIETARIEELVESGVDRGEYADYEAGLADLAGDIPMGRLGEPRELGDVVAFLASPQASFVTGAEIPVDGGQLRG, via the coding sequence ATGAGCTTCGATCTCGACGAGACGGCGGCGCTGGTGACGGCTTCCTCCTCCGGACTCGGCCTCGCGAGTGCGATCGCGCTGGCGGAGTCGGGTGCGGACGTAGCGATCTGTGGGCGCGACGAGAGTCGACTCGGCAAAGCCCGCAAGCGCCTCGACGCGGCGGGCGAGGGCGACGTCCTCGCCGTCCCGACCGATCTGACCGATCCCGACGAGGTCACCGCCCTCGTCGAGACGACGGTCGAGCGCTTCGGCGGCATCGATCATCTTGTCACCTCGGCAGGCGGCCCGCCGGCGACGACATTCGACGAGACCGACGACGCCGACTGGTACGCGGCCTACGACCTGCTCGTGATGAGCGTCGTCTGGACGATCGAGGCGGCACGGCCCCACCTCGCGGCCTCCACGCACGGGTCGGTTACCTGTATCACGTCCCGGACGGTCCGGGAGCCCGTCGACGGCTTGTTGCTGTCGAACTCGGTGCGGCGGGCCGTCGTCGGCCTCGTGAAGTCGCTCTCGCGGGAGTTCGCGCCCGAGATTCGGGCCAACGCCGTGCTTCCCGGGACGATCGAGACCGCCCGCATCGAAGAACTCGTCGAATCGGGCGTCGACCGCGGCGAGTACGCCGACTACGAGGCGGGGCTCGCGGACCTTGCTGGAGACATCCCGATGGGGCGTCTCGGTGAGCCCCGCGAACTGGGCGACGTGGTCGCCTTCCTCGCGAGTCCGCAGGCGAGTTTCGTCACGGGCGCGGAGATCCCCGTCGACGGCGGCCAGCTGCGAGGCTGA
- the moeB gene encoding molybdopterin-synthase adenylyltransferase MoeB produces MSDLRLDATQLDRYSRHVIMDEVGPEGQQRLLEGSALVVGAGGLGSPAIQYLAAAGVGRLSIVDDDEVERSNLQRQVIHGDADVGRPKVDSAADFVAELNPDVTVETHETRLTAETVDELAASYDVVLDATDNFATRYLLNDYCALTGTALSHGAIYRFEGQVTTFTNERNAVESPCYRCVFPEAPEPGTVPDCATTGVLGVLPGTVGCIQATEVVKYLLDQGELLEGRILTYDAMGMQFDEIEVRRNPACPVCGDDPEIESVEEGTYEGTCEIAAD; encoded by the coding sequence ATGAGCGATCTCCGCCTCGACGCGACCCAGCTCGATCGCTACTCCCGGCACGTGATTATGGACGAGGTCGGCCCCGAGGGGCAACAGCGCCTGCTCGAGGGCTCAGCGCTCGTCGTCGGCGCCGGCGGCCTAGGCTCGCCGGCGATCCAGTACCTCGCCGCGGCGGGCGTCGGCCGGCTCAGCATCGTCGACGACGACGAGGTCGAGCGCTCCAATCTACAGCGCCAGGTGATCCACGGCGACGCCGACGTCGGCCGTCCCAAAGTCGACAGCGCCGCCGACTTCGTCGCCGAGTTGAACCCCGACGTGACCGTCGAGACACACGAGACGCGGCTCACCGCCGAGACAGTCGACGAGCTTGCGGCGAGCTACGACGTCGTCCTCGATGCGACCGACAACTTCGCGACGCGGTACCTGCTGAACGATTACTGTGCGCTCACCGGAACCGCGCTCTCCCACGGTGCGATCTACCGGTTCGAGGGACAGGTGACGACGTTCACGAACGAGCGCAATGCCGTCGAATCACCGTGTTACCGCTGTGTCTTCCCCGAGGCGCCAGAACCCGGCACGGTCCCCGACTGTGCCACCACCGGTGTGCTCGGTGTCCTCCCGGGAACCGTCGGCTGCATCCAGGCGACGGAGGTCGTCAAGTACCTGCTCGATCAGGGAGAACTGCTCGAGGGGCGCATCCTGACCTACGACGCGATGGGGATGCAGTTCGACGAGATCGAGGTTCGACGGAATCCGGCCTGTCCGGTCTGTGGGGACGATCCAGAGATCGAGTCGGTCGAGGAGGGCACCTACGAGGGGACCTGTGAGATCGCGGCTGACTGA